The Prunus dulcis chromosome 5, ALMONDv2, whole genome shotgun sequence genomic sequence CCTGTGGTCGAATTCCCCACCTCTCCTCAACTGATATTTGGGGAGGAGATGCTTCACTTCGGTCACCCACAGCATCCTCTGTCCCAAGTTAACCTGCCTGACCTTTTCACCTGTGCTGGCTGCAAAGAGTATGGTGCAGGCAAGAGGTTCGTCTGCCAGCAATGTGACTTTCAGCTACATGATTTTTGTGCCTTGGCTCCTCCTGCTCTAAATAGGCACCCCTTTCACTTCCAACACCAACTTGTTTTGTATTCTAAATCAGGTGAATTCTCTTTTTCACACTTACATGTGGCATGCATATCAAATTTATTTCATCATCTAGCTTTCCAAGTTCATTTTGAAACAAATCCAAGCTATCCAGCTTGTTATACATACATCGCATAAATGTTCTCttactaaatatatatatatatatatattagtagACTGTGAATCTGAACTATTGATTAGACCTGAATATGAGGTTCATATATCCACAAGCAACATATAATGTCTGGCAAGAGAACATTACTTTCAACATATGtatacattttcttttatatgtatttataccTCTGACGATGACTGAAATATTAATTTCTtggaaattatgaaattagtCAAAGGAGGAATTGCACAATCGAAGTGTGATATTTGCCACAAGCCCGCCAAAGGCTATGCTTTCAGATGCAGCACATGTAGCTTCCAGATGCATCCTTGCTGTGCTATGCTGTCTTCAGAAATCAACTTGCAAACCCATCCTCATACCCTCAGGCTTTTGCCAGCAACGTCATCATCAAACGGGGACCCTAATAGTAGCAGTAGTTTTGTTTGTGGAGAATGCAGAAGGAAGAGGTCAGGGAGAGTGTACCACTGCACCGTCTGCAATTACCATGTTCATGCAGTTTGTGCTAAGGACATGATCAATGGGCTTCAGGACAACGGCCACAAAGGCCGAGAAAAGCCGAGTGTGTTCGGGTCTGCTGCTCGCCTTGCATCCCAAGTCGTCATTGAATTCATCGGCGGCCTCATTGAGGGGCTTGGGGAAGGAGTTGCTGAAGTCTTTGTTGACAATATTGCCAGATCAGGAAGAGCCAATGGCAGATCCAACAACAACTGAGTGGAACTACATGCTTCAGTTCACCACCCTATAATATTATAATGAATAATGGAATTGATGA encodes the following:
- the LOC117628528 gene encoding diacylglycerol kinase theta gives rise to the protein MKQTMISNKPLRKTRTFLLKRSESMQQPTEFVPRKSPVVEFPTSPQLIFGEEMLHFGHPQHPLSQVNLPDLFTCAGCKEYGAGKRFVCQQCDFQLHDFCALAPPALNRHPFHFQHQLVLYSKSVKGGIAQSKCDICHKPAKGYAFRCSTCSFQMHPCCAMLSSEINLQTHPHTLRLLPATSSSNGDPNSSSSFVCGECRRKRSGRVYHCTVCNYHVHAVCAKDMINGLQDNGHKGREKPSVFGSAARLASQVVIEFIGGLIEGLGEGVAEVFVDNIARSGRANGRSNNN